The following coding sequences are from one Streptomyces angustmyceticus window:
- the lanKC gene encoding class III lanthionine synthetase LanKC has protein sequence MEHFFYTFTDPDSYDDIARWKADPNDARFRAMRCGLVPVTHADGWQYSQHGIWTVCRPGGEPVTGQGWKIHVAVTPDTFETLVEKVSAFCFARSVPFKFLARYEYAWLINAKYAPRQGSGKGFALYPATEEQSVALAGELVGLLADTEGPRILSDLQIDRGVVHVRYGAYTRRHCRTDEGKVILALEHPDGHLVPDRRSVPFKAPSFVEIPDAFKPPVPTADGPVPPYLIDKTLHFSNSGGVYLATDRNTGRQMVLKEARPFAGYDLIGGDSVTRAVKEYHAMRTFSALPGIPAAYDQFSWQSHVFTAMEYVEGVTLQEWCAARVPFLVRPNPFDPPTPEDIRAYREDVSAIVGKVRGTLDAIWDRGYVFGDLHTGNVMVTPDLDVKLIDLEACLPQDAPRPFPGAPGFTDLTRTGRAADEYALCMLELSCYLPLTHLIRMDGAKLHQLVETCRTWYGLPQEWADRVRRVARPAGTAADGPVRIASSHLDDSLGFETWASQIVTGLRATMDQDRTDRLFRGDFTGFSLSPASLATGASGVLWSLLGTRGLDAPDLTEKVADWIAVRGRESAARLDCGLYDSELGAGYVLWKAGRHDHAQWLVETSLAKERRGSGLSIFSGLAGVFLATSEMSSGVDPLVPEGLPEELGAELTKQARAYLDQLKKTSQPDVSHFGLMHGVAGIGLAVHRYGLRTGDTAAVDLARELLEFELSGFVRCADGSLQFNDAGRRSLGYVEVGSCGAALVLAELTRHEGWTSAQASVLDLVRANGPELMVQSGLFRGRSGFVAGLATLARSELAEEQARAFVARHMQQLGLHEIRPREGELHFPGSRNFKLSSDLRTGSAGVLTGVAFASGRRDNWLPGVF, from the coding sequence ATGGAGCACTTCTTCTATACCTTCACCGATCCCGACTCATACGACGATATCGCTCGCTGGAAGGCCGACCCCAACGATGCCAGGTTCCGAGCGATGCGGTGCGGGCTCGTGCCGGTCACTCACGCTGACGGGTGGCAGTACTCCCAGCATGGCATCTGGACCGTCTGCCGACCCGGCGGCGAACCCGTCACCGGTCAGGGGTGGAAGATTCATGTCGCCGTCACGCCCGACACCTTCGAGACACTCGTGGAGAAGGTCTCGGCGTTCTGCTTCGCGCGCAGCGTCCCCTTCAAATTCCTGGCACGGTACGAGTACGCGTGGCTGATCAACGCCAAGTACGCGCCCCGGCAGGGCAGCGGCAAGGGATTCGCCCTCTACCCGGCTACCGAGGAACAGTCCGTTGCCCTGGCCGGCGAGCTCGTCGGCCTGCTTGCGGATACAGAAGGCCCGCGCATCCTGTCCGACCTTCAGATCGACCGGGGCGTCGTCCACGTCCGGTACGGTGCCTACACCCGTCGGCACTGCCGCACCGACGAGGGCAAGGTGATCCTTGCCCTCGAGCACCCCGACGGTCACCTCGTCCCCGACCGCAGGTCCGTGCCGTTCAAGGCCCCTTCGTTCGTGGAGATCCCGGACGCGTTCAAGCCGCCAGTGCCCACTGCGGACGGGCCGGTTCCCCCGTACCTCATCGACAAGACGCTGCACTTCTCCAACAGCGGCGGCGTCTACCTTGCCACTGACCGGAACACCGGCAGGCAGATGGTGCTCAAGGAAGCCCGGCCCTTCGCCGGATACGACCTGATAGGCGGCGACTCGGTCACCCGGGCCGTCAAGGAATACCACGCGATGCGGACCTTCTCCGCACTGCCCGGAATCCCCGCGGCGTACGATCAATTCAGCTGGCAGTCGCATGTCTTCACTGCGATGGAATACGTCGAAGGGGTCACCCTCCAGGAGTGGTGCGCCGCCAGGGTTCCCTTCCTCGTCCGCCCCAATCCGTTCGATCCGCCGACACCCGAGGACATCAGGGCCTACCGCGAGGACGTCTCCGCCATCGTCGGAAAGGTCCGTGGCACGCTAGACGCAATCTGGGATCGTGGCTACGTCTTCGGGGACCTGCACACGGGGAATGTGATGGTTACCCCTGACCTCGATGTCAAGCTCATTGACCTGGAAGCCTGCCTTCCGCAGGATGCTCCGCGGCCCTTCCCCGGTGCGCCAGGTTTCACCGACTTGACCAGGACCGGGCGAGCCGCGGACGAGTACGCCCTGTGCATGCTGGAACTCTCCTGCTACCTGCCCCTCACCCACCTGATCCGGATGGATGGGGCCAAGCTGCACCAGCTCGTCGAGACCTGTCGGACCTGGTACGGCCTGCCGCAGGAGTGGGCGGACCGCGTCCGACGCGTTGCTCGACCCGCGGGTACCGCAGCCGACGGCCCGGTACGGATCGCCTCCAGCCACCTCGACGACTCGCTCGGATTCGAGACTTGGGCGTCGCAAATCGTGACCGGGCTTCGGGCCACCATGGACCAGGACCGTACCGACCGCCTCTTCCGGGGAGACTTCACCGGGTTCTCCCTCTCCCCGGCCTCCCTGGCCACGGGGGCGTCCGGAGTGCTGTGGTCACTGCTGGGCACCCGGGGCCTCGATGCACCCGATCTCACGGAGAAGGTGGCTGACTGGATCGCAGTCCGCGGCCGGGAATCGGCCGCCAGGCTCGATTGTGGCCTCTACGACAGCGAGCTGGGTGCCGGTTACGTCCTGTGGAAGGCCGGGCGGCACGACCATGCCCAATGGCTGGTGGAAACGAGCCTGGCGAAGGAACGCCGCGGCAGTGGGCTGAGTATCTTCAGTGGCCTCGCTGGCGTCTTCCTGGCCACGTCCGAGATGTCATCGGGTGTCGACCCGCTGGTGCCGGAGGGACTCCCCGAGGAGCTCGGTGCCGAACTCACCAAGCAGGCACGGGCATACCTCGATCAGCTTAAAAAGACCAGCCAACCGGACGTGTCGCACTTCGGCCTGATGCATGGCGTCGCGGGCATCGGGCTGGCCGTCCACCGTTATGGTCTGCGCACCGGCGATACCGCCGCGGTCGACCTCGCCCGGGAGCTGCTGGAGTTCGAGCTCTCCGGTTTTGTACGGTGCGCGGACGGCTCCCTGCAGTTCAACGATGCGGGGCGTAGGAGCCTTGGGTATGTCGAGGTGGGATCCTGCGGCGCTGCCCTCGTTCTGGCGGAGCTCACCCGTCACGAGGGCTGGACCTCGGCACAGGCTTCTGTACTGGATCTGGTGCGGGCGAACGGACCTGAACTCATGGTCCAGAGCGGTCTGTTCCGTGGCCGTTCGGGCTTCGTCGCGGGTCTCGCCACACTTGCCCGGAGCGAGCTTGCCGAAGAGCAGGCCCGCGCGTTCGTTGCCCGGCACATGCAGCAGCTGGGCCTGCACGAGATCCGGCCGCGTGAGGGCGAGCTGCACTTCCCGGGCTCGCGCAACTTCAAGTTGTCGAGCGATCTGCGGACAGGCAGCGCGGGCGTCCTCACCGGCGTGGCATTTGCCTCCGGCCGCCGGGACAACTGGCTCCCGGGGGTCTTCTAG
- a CDS encoding flavoprotein, translated as MPRFDQSEAARAREANLFLVATGTLSTAHLPFWLNWLSANRPHYKVTVGLTDSAEHFVSASALAAMTETPVVSNTWETTTGRREPVHTRIAADYDGIIVFPASVAFLSGMASGAGTSPFFLAALGTSAPVVIAPSFPPGVATNPIITDVLARLDDVPNYHLVKTQKGTSRSTGADAEVTAPLWDVIGTFESATTVASGTETATAPVNA; from the coding sequence ATGCCCCGGTTCGACCAGAGTGAGGCGGCGAGGGCGCGAGAAGCCAACCTGTTCCTCGTCGCCACCGGCACACTCTCCACCGCGCACCTGCCGTTCTGGCTCAACTGGTTGTCGGCGAACCGCCCCCACTACAAGGTGACGGTGGGGCTGACTGACTCAGCGGAGCACTTTGTCAGCGCATCGGCCCTCGCCGCGATGACTGAGACGCCGGTCGTCTCCAATACCTGGGAGACGACGACCGGCCGACGGGAGCCGGTGCACACCCGGATCGCGGCTGACTACGATGGCATCATTGTCTTCCCCGCGAGCGTCGCCTTCCTGTCGGGAATGGCATCGGGCGCGGGCACCTCGCCCTTCTTCCTCGCCGCGCTCGGCACCAGTGCCCCCGTGGTGATCGCCCCGTCTTTCCCACCCGGGGTTGCAACGAACCCGATCATCACCGACGTGCTGGCCCGCCTCGACGACGTCCCGAACTATCACCTCGTCAAGACCCAGAAGGGGACGAGCCGTTCCACGGGCGCCGACGCCGAGGTGACCGCCCCCCTTTGGGACGTGATCGGCACCTTCGAGTCGGCCACCACCGTGGCGTCGGGTACAGAGACCGCAACCGCACCTGTAAACGCGTAA
- a CDS encoding DUF202 domain-containing protein, translating into MPTVVKRVFGVALIVAGVVLVAFFPDIEFLWFKGRPFGFVLTVLGVLDLLESFRRTKPRGIVEELRGDFGLESSGGRKRDEEEGKRDRDSRDG; encoded by the coding sequence ATGCCGACAGTTGTGAAGAGAGTTTTCGGGGTTGCCCTGATCGTGGCGGGTGTGGTGCTCGTCGCTTTCTTTCCTGATATCGAATTCTTATGGTTCAAGGGTAGGCCCTTCGGTTTTGTGCTGACCGTGTTGGGGGTCCTTGATCTGCTGGAGAGTTTTCGGCGCACTAAACCGCGAGGAATTGTTGAGGAATTGCGCGGCGACTTCGGTCTGGAGTCCTCGGGAGGCCGGAAGCGGGACGAGGAGGAAGGCAAACGGGACCGGGATTCGCGCGACGGCTGA
- a CDS encoding thioesterase II family protein codes for MTKLVCLHHAGGNTSVFRQWAQYAPPGLELMPVALPTSSNSGRSRLHRSTEELIPALAADLERDVGDDFVLFGKSMGGLLAYLLTRHFEQHSARRPKVLAIAAFGAPHVPWGDFAAGHDDDALMTRLHAIGGIPDWLIQHPSWVRPFLGLMRDDARMCAEYRHIPQELPLSVPVRVFAGDRDPLVPRDAFDRWGEVGEDVKVTFLRGGHYLVSEDFGLLRQAIFSLALHGRPPACSIPTVKSSAAQPGSSSISPSVAADQGRVDQSCRQL; via the coding sequence GTGACGAAACTGGTATGCCTCCATCACGCGGGCGGCAACACCTCCGTATTCCGTCAGTGGGCCCAGTACGCACCGCCCGGTCTGGAATTGATGCCGGTCGCTCTGCCAACCAGTTCGAACTCGGGCCGCAGCAGGCTCCATCGCAGTACTGAGGAGCTGATTCCGGCGCTCGCCGCCGATCTGGAGCGGGACGTAGGTGACGATTTCGTGTTGTTCGGAAAGAGTATGGGCGGGCTCCTTGCCTACCTCCTTACCCGGCACTTCGAGCAGCACAGCGCGCGGCGTCCGAAAGTCCTGGCGATTGCCGCGTTCGGTGCGCCCCATGTGCCGTGGGGCGACTTCGCGGCCGGGCACGACGACGACGCGCTGATGACTCGCCTACACGCCATCGGAGGCATCCCCGACTGGCTGATCCAGCATCCATCCTGGGTGCGGCCGTTTCTCGGCCTGATGCGGGATGACGCACGCATGTGCGCCGAGTACCGCCATATACCGCAGGAACTCCCACTGTCCGTTCCGGTCAGAGTCTTCGCCGGCGACCGCGATCCTCTGGTCCCCAGAGATGCGTTCGACAGATGGGGGGAAGTCGGAGAGGACGTGAAGGTGACGTTTCTGCGCGGCGGTCACTATCTGGTGTCAGAGGATTTCGGCCTGCTCAGACAGGCGATTTTCAGCCTCGCGCTGCATGGTCGACCGCCTGCATGTAGCATTCCAACCGTCAAATCATCAGCTGCGCAACCGGGTTCGAGTTCAATCTCGCCTTCGGTTGCGGCGGACCAAGGAAGGGTCGACCAATCATGCCGACAGTTGTGA